GCACTGCCGGCTCGGCGAATTGCATCCACCAGCACCATGGCGGTATCGTAACCTAGAGCAGAGAAGGAAGCCGGTTCCTCACCGTAGGCCTCTCGGTATGCCTTAACGAAGTTCTGTACTCGAGGTGACTGGTCGTCGATGGAGTAGTGGTTGGTGAAGTAGGAGCCGTAGACAGCCTCGCCACCAATGTTGACTAACTCCGGTGAGTCAAATCCGTCGGGCCCCAACAAAGGAGCATCTATGCCCAGCTGCCGGGCTTGACGGGCAATTAGACCCACATCGGTGTAGTAAGCCGGAACGTAGATGGCTTCAGGATTTTGTCCTCTAATCTTGGTTAACTGAGCCCTAAAGTCCTGGTCACCGGCGTTATAGGATTCTCTCACAACCACCTGGCCGCCGAGCTCTTCAAAGGTCTCAACGAAGGCCTTATCCAGACCGATGCTGTAGTCACTGGCGATATTAACCAAGGTGGCCACTCGCCGCAGTCCCAGGTCATTGTAAGCAAATTGGGCCATAATCTGTCCCTGGAAAGAGTCCTTGAAACAAGCGGTAAAAACGTATTCTCCTGCCGAGGTCACGTTATCGGCCGTTGAGGTCGGACTAATCATCGGCACCCGAAATTGCTGTGCCAGCGGGCCCGCGGCCAGACTGTTAGCGCTGATAATCGCACCTACGATGGCCGAAACCCGATCCCGTACAATCAGTTTGCGTACGATGTTGGTTGTCTCGGCGGCATCGCCTTTGTTGTCCTCGTGAATGTACTCAATTCTCATCCCCAACACACCGCCGGCAGCATTAACTTCATCAAAGGCGAGCTTTACTCCGTTGTGGGCCGATTGCCCAAAGGTAGCAACTTCTCCCGTTAGCGGGCCAACGCCCCCAATCTTAATCACATTAGCAGCACCAGCTAGGCTTGAGAATGCCAGAATAAGGCTTAGAACCACCACTAACCCCAGTACTTTTCTCCTCATAAATAATTCCTCCTTTTACTTGTGCCAGCATCCTCAGCCCGTGGCAGATGCCGTGACAGCACCTATTTGCCACCACAGGAATACCCTGGCAGAGATATTTACTCCAGATTATAGTCCACGGGATCCGTGATGTCAATATGATTTTTTGCAGTTTCCCGCCGTCAATGGGTCTGATTCGAATTTTTCCGGCGGATCCTATACGATTTTTGTCAAACAGAGGTGAGAAAATGCCGCTGGCGTGGCCCTTTGCAAAGTCAGGGCCATCTAGCGGCACCAATAGTTAAAAGTGTGTTACACAGGGAATTCTTGGCTATTCCGCGTCCACTAGTTTGGCAATTACCGGGACAAAGGGCAGCGCCAAGGTCGAGGCGGCAATATTGAACATGGTATGGGCGTTGGCAATCTGGGCAGAGGCTCTTGGCGAACAAAGGACAACAAGGTGATGGAATTTGTCGAACCAGGGAAGCACACAAAGCACTGCCACGAGATTGAGCAAAAGGTCTGTCAGGGCCGCTTTCTTGGCCAAGGAATTCATCCCTACACTGGCTAGTAGGGATGTACCCACTGTGCCGATGTTGGCTCCTAGAGTGATGAAAATCCCTAACCTGGGATCCAAAATGCCAGAGCCAACCATCGCGATGACGATTCCCGTTACCGCGGAACTACTCTGAAGCATCAGGGTAACAACTACTCCGATCCCGATGGCATTCAAGGGCCCCGTATTCTGGGCGGCGGGAAAGAGTCTTTGGGCCACCGTGACCCCAAAGGGCGCCAAGGATGCCTGCATCAGCTGCATCCCCATGAAAAGACCACCTAA
This sequence is a window from Bacillota bacterium. Protein-coding genes within it:
- a CDS encoding ABC transporter substrate-binding protein, coding for MRRKVLGLVVVLSLILAFSSLAGAANVIKIGGVGPLTGEVATFGQSAHNGVKLAFDEVNAAGGVLGMRIEYIHEDNKGDAAETTNIVRKLIVRDRVSAIVGAIISANSLAAGPLAQQFRVPMISPTSTADNVTSAGEYVFTACFKDSFQGQIMAQFAYNDLGLRRVATLVNIASDYSIGLDKAFVETFEELGGQVVVRESYNAGDQDFRAQLTKIRGQNPEAIYVPAYYTDVGLIARQARQLGIDAPLLGPDGFDSPELVNIGGEAVYGSYFTNHYSIDDQSPRVQNFVKAYREAYGEEPASFSALGYDTAMVLVDAIRRAGSADPRAIRDALAETKDLEVVTGMLSMDENRNPIKSVAVLKVTPEKQEFVATVHP
- a CDS encoding Na/Pi cotransporter family protein, with amino-acid sequence LGGLFMGMQLMQASLAPFGVTVAQRLFPAAQNTGPLNAIGIGVVVTLMLQSSSAVTGIVIAMVGSGILDPRLGIFITLGANIGTVGTSLLASVGMNSLAKKAALTDLLLNLVAVLCVLPWFDKFHHLVVLCSPRASAQIANAHTMFNIAASTLALPFVPVIAKLVDAE